In Silene latifolia isolate original U9 population chromosome 3, ASM4854445v1, whole genome shotgun sequence, a single window of DNA contains:
- the LOC141648847 gene encoding uncharacterized protein LOC141648847 — translation MAEFFCGGSTGQVGGSTLCVAVDWGGGDLGGGCGVDMGMTVMDQPKHGITGVQTLRNNLTASTVLATIAITLCSLISALISSYTYTIHNFKYFSVLMFSCSIFLQCPCVRFFSHASFLLTVPFPETGDEYIEHVAETIKQGSLLWSLVMRAFYFSFPLLLWIFGPSAMFTCSCLMSVFQYFLDIMSNI, via the exons ATGGCGGAGTTTTTTTGCGGGGGTTCGACAGGTCAGGTGGGAG GCTCGACTTTGTGTGTAGCGGTTGATTGGGGCGGTGGCGATCTTGGTGGTGGATGTGGTGTTGATATGGGCATGACAGTGATG GATCAACCGAAGCATGGAATTACCGGAGTTCAAACATTACGGAACAACTTAACAGCATCAACAGTATTGGCAACCATAGCAATAACACTTTGTTCTCTAATAAGTGCCCTGATTAGCAGCTACACATATACCATTCACAATTTCAAGTATTTCTCAGTACTCATGTTTTCTTGCAGCATTTTTCTACAATGTCCATGCGTCCGGTTCTTTTCCCATGCTAGTTTCCTTCTCACTGTCCCATTCCCTGAAACGGGTGATGAATATATCGAACATGTGGCTGAAACAATAAAACAGGGAAGCCTTTTATGGTCCCTTGTAATGAGAGCATTTTACTTCTCTTTCCCTCTTCTTCTGTGGATATTCGGACCTAGTGCCATGTTTACTTGTAGCTGTTTGATGTCGGTATTTCAGTACTTCTTAGATATTATGAGTAACATTTAA